Proteins encoded by one window of Erysipelothrix rhusiopathiae:
- a CDS encoding ROK family protein has protein sequence MQLSKAKTKQTALILDLLYSKGPLSRIDISKSLHITPATVSDLTQHLINDKIICEIGEDTDNTRVGRRKILLGLLPNHSYYLGVELFEHSFTLALSDNLNEICFEEAFTLSKSDHVRHDLLVKTINDFLKKHSDTAVTSIGIAIPGHYDKTSAHILTNNHSWANFSLDYLKKHLKYPVYFENNVNAMAIRERLFGHDKTDANFLFLHFRRGIFCSYVYQGDLYARNNYFVGEIGHLVVNPFGEQCECGKIGCLQTYASQTWLLHKASLLFNSSANTYLKQLVNEEHELSMDILLQAYHLGDSAVIQLLENAINFLAIALNNIIVTLDTDIIYLHGQLFDDEQLSTLLLNKIREHDSEFISRQTIQKEIKPYSKANGARAACALAISETLLCQ, from the coding sequence ATGCAACTCAGTAAAGCAAAAACAAAGCAAACGGCTTTAATTCTTGACTTATTATACTCAAAAGGCCCGCTTTCACGCATTGATATTTCAAAGTCACTTCACATTACCCCGGCGACTGTAAGTGATCTCACACAGCACTTAATCAACGACAAAATAATTTGCGAAATCGGAGAAGATACCGATAATACTCGTGTCGGAAGACGAAAAATACTCTTAGGACTTCTTCCTAATCATTCCTATTATCTCGGAGTCGAACTGTTTGAACACTCCTTCACACTCGCTTTATCCGACAATTTAAATGAGATTTGCTTCGAAGAAGCATTCACACTCTCGAAATCCGATCACGTGCGACACGATTTATTAGTGAAAACAATCAACGATTTTTTAAAGAAACATTCTGATACAGCCGTTACAAGTATCGGAATCGCAATTCCAGGGCATTACGATAAAACCTCAGCTCATATCCTCACAAACAACCATTCATGGGCAAATTTCTCACTAGATTATTTAAAAAAACATTTAAAATATCCCGTTTATTTCGAAAATAATGTGAATGCGATGGCAATTCGCGAACGATTATTTGGACACGATAAAACGGATGCGAATTTTTTATTCCTCCATTTTAGACGTGGAATTTTCTGTTCTTATGTATATCAAGGCGATCTTTACGCTCGAAATAACTATTTTGTAGGAGAAATTGGACATCTCGTCGTTAATCCATTTGGTGAACAATGTGAGTGTGGAAAAATTGGATGTCTTCAGACATATGCAAGTCAAACCTGGTTGCTCCATAAAGCAAGTCTATTATTCAACAGTTCCGCAAACACATACCTAAAACAGCTGGTAAATGAAGAACACGAGTTATCAATGGATATTTTGCTACAAGCCTATCACCTCGGTGATTCTGCAGTAATTCAATTATTAGAAAATGCAATTAATTTTCTAGCTATTGCCCTCAATAACATCATTGTTACCCTTGATACAGATATCATTTATTTACACGGTCAATTGTTTGATGATGAACAATTATCTACATTGTTACTGAATAAAATTCGAGAACACGATTCCGAATTCATCTCAAGACAAACAATTCAAAAGGAAATCAAACCGTATTCCAAGGCAAATGGAGCACGCGCTGCCTGTGCACTAGCTATAAGCGAAACCTTACTTTGTCAGTAA
- a CDS encoding PTS sugar transporter subunit IIC translates to MNKVGDFLEEKVLPVAAKLSSNKFLIAIRDGITLSMPLIIIGSIFMVIASFPVPGWEAWLGDIGVAGYLWKGVDSSFGLVGLISAFGIAYSIADQHKTDGISAGIIALSAFIVVTPFVKGETGAGITVGLVGARGLFVAIILGNISGLIYQWFINNEIEIKMPDTVPPAVAKSFSAIIPGAVIITMWLTIFGLLDKFGLPNLHDIAAVVLGKPFGLLGNNIIGTIIVVAFNSIFWFLGIHGGHVVNSIMKPIWIANLDANRLAYQAGDALKHIITEPFMDNFVYIGGGGATIGLVLAIAFYARKKNTSLRTKALAPITVVPGLFNINEPTMFGLPVVLNLLLIVPFILAPMLNALITYFAMASGLVPLTRSVATWTMPPVISGFLTTGSIRGSILQVILIALDILLYLPFFAMVEKGFKAEETAEQ, encoded by the coding sequence ATGAATAAAGTAGGAGATTTTTTAGAAGAAAAAGTTTTGCCCGTAGCAGCGAAGCTTTCAAGTAATAAATTTTTAATTGCAATTCGTGATGGTATTACACTTTCAATGCCATTAATTATCATCGGTTCGATTTTTATGGTTATAGCAAGTTTTCCTGTACCAGGTTGGGAAGCATGGTTAGGAGATATTGGTGTTGCTGGCTATCTTTGGAAGGGTGTAGACAGTAGTTTTGGATTAGTTGGATTAATTTCAGCATTTGGTATTGCTTACAGTATTGCTGATCAGCATAAGACAGATGGAATTTCAGCGGGGATTATTGCTTTATCAGCATTTATCGTTGTAACTCCTTTTGTTAAAGGGGAAACAGGTGCTGGTATTACAGTTGGACTCGTTGGTGCTCGTGGACTCTTTGTAGCGATCATCTTAGGTAATATTAGTGGTCTTATCTATCAATGGTTTATCAATAATGAAATCGAAATCAAAATGCCCGATACTGTTCCACCTGCAGTTGCGAAAAGCTTTAGTGCAATTATTCCAGGTGCAGTAATCATTACAATGTGGTTAACAATCTTTGGTTTACTTGATAAATTTGGTTTACCAAACTTGCATGATATTGCAGCAGTTGTTTTAGGAAAACCTTTCGGATTACTTGGAAATAATATTATTGGTACAATTATTGTTGTTGCATTTAACAGTATTTTCTGGTTCTTAGGAATTCATGGGGGTCATGTTGTTAACTCAATTATGAAACCAATTTGGATTGCAAACTTAGATGCAAACCGTCTTGCTTATCAAGCTGGTGATGCATTGAAACACATTATTACAGAACCATTTATGGATAACTTTGTATATATCGGTGGTGGTGGAGCCACAATCGGTCTAGTTCTAGCAATCGCATTCTATGCACGTAAGAAAAACACAAGTTTACGTACAAAAGCACTTGCTCCAATTACAGTTGTTCCAGGACTCTTTAATATTAATGAGCCTACAATGTTTGGACTTCCAGTAGTACTTAACTTATTATTAATTGTTCCATTTATCTTAGCTCCAATGCTTAACGCTTTAATTACTTATTTCGCAATGGCATCAGGATTAGTTCCATTAACACGTAGTGTAGCAACTTGGACAATGCCACCAGTAATTAGTGGATTCTTAACAACAGGTAGTATCCGAGGATCAATCTTACAAGTTATTTTAATTGCACTTGATATTCTCTTATACTTACCATTCTTCGCAATGGTTGAAAAAGGATTTAAGGCAGAAGAAACAGCAGAACAGTAA
- a CDS encoding family 16 glycosylhydrolase, translated as MRKGLKNIVTVFMVLALSMTSISALELDAKNVIQDGDFEQGGSSWTQRNKGEVQDKVSYDGKYAGVVPNTAISGNFANGFIGQVIRLEPNTTYHVSAYAKVDVKGAGAIFTARFWNGQQGDVIKGENGQTVDQLVSSTDWQKVSYTFNSGTEQGALIQLVKWSEKEETKQSNAYIDNVVVTKESNVSEEKDDDVFTEVWRDDFDQESLNMEDWGYELGSIRGIEQQHYVNNPENVFLRDGKLVLRATDRDVADQYLHPRDTSRNVIYNSGSIRTHGQREFLYGKLEIRAKLPKGRGAFPAFWTLGADFTLDGKIKSEQGRGWPSTGEIDIMELIGEDRDGSHGNRTVYQTVHYGPAEDNVGRFSGNGTAYTIPQGNFNDEFHTFALNWTEDALEWYVDDQKVRTVPYGQDPMAKDIFNKPQYIQLNLAMGGAWPGPVGENLAGTEFVIDSVSYQQTAAQAKAAQAYYDNAPKLVGVKPLTIMQGGTINPLEGINTIEGYDLDFSIEDTPMFNPRGGNSNVKLLVKGLDEMDLISNLPVGTYNLHYSATPKGVDLTQDIKTPVARQATTLVVSKQAFPQSFELEITEGNTLSTLTLPQGWTWKNPELVVKEAGMFTVLYGVKNDEHSVHVSLREIPEVPKEENKPAEVLGEKKEKDVTSTETTLPNTGQYTSSFAIVVALSLTCIGYVMLKLNKESKENE; from the coding sequence ATGCGTAAAGGTTTAAAAAATATCGTTACAGTATTTATGGTTTTAGCTTTATCAATGACGTCAATCTCAGCACTTGAGCTTGATGCTAAGAATGTAATTCAAGATGGTGATTTTGAACAAGGTGGGTCCTCATGGACTCAACGTAATAAAGGTGAAGTTCAGGATAAGGTGTCTTACGATGGAAAGTATGCTGGTGTTGTACCGAATACAGCAATCTCAGGTAACTTTGCAAACGGGTTTATTGGTCAAGTTATTCGACTTGAACCGAATACAACTTATCACGTAAGTGCTTATGCGAAAGTAGATGTTAAAGGGGCGGGCGCCATCTTTACAGCACGCTTTTGGAATGGACAACAAGGCGATGTTATTAAGGGAGAAAACGGTCAAACCGTTGATCAACTTGTATCATCCACCGATTGGCAAAAAGTAAGTTATACGTTTAATTCAGGTACCGAACAAGGTGCGTTAATTCAACTTGTTAAGTGGTCTGAAAAAGAAGAAACAAAGCAATCCAATGCTTATATTGATAACGTTGTGGTAACGAAAGAATCAAATGTTTCAGAAGAGAAAGATGATGACGTCTTTACAGAAGTATGGCGTGATGATTTTGATCAAGAATCCCTAAATATGGAAGATTGGGGTTATGAATTGGGTTCGATTCGTGGTATTGAACAACAACATTATGTAAACAATCCAGAAAATGTATTCTTACGTGATGGTAAACTTGTATTACGAGCAACAGATCGTGATGTTGCGGATCAATATTTACATCCACGTGACACTTCCCGTAATGTTATTTATAACTCAGGAAGTATTCGTACACATGGTCAACGAGAATTTTTATACGGTAAATTGGAAATTCGAGCAAAGCTTCCGAAAGGAAGAGGCGCTTTCCCTGCATTTTGGACTCTAGGTGCTGACTTTACGCTTGATGGTAAGATTAAGTCAGAACAAGGACGTGGATGGCCAAGTACTGGTGAAATTGATATTATGGAATTAATTGGTGAAGATCGTGATGGTTCACATGGTAACCGTACTGTTTATCAAACGGTTCATTATGGTCCTGCTGAGGATAATGTAGGACGTTTTTCTGGAAACGGAACTGCGTATACGATTCCTCAAGGAAACTTTAATGATGAATTTCATACTTTTGCACTAAATTGGACCGAAGATGCTCTTGAATGGTATGTTGATGATCAAAAAGTCCGTACGGTACCGTATGGACAAGATCCAATGGCTAAAGATATTTTCAATAAGCCTCAATACATTCAACTTAATTTAGCGATGGGTGGGGCATGGCCTGGACCTGTTGGGGAAAATCTTGCCGGTACTGAATTTGTGATTGATTCAGTATCGTATCAACAAACTGCTGCGCAAGCGAAAGCTGCTCAGGCTTATTATGATAATGCACCAAAATTAGTAGGGGTTAAACCTCTAACAATCATGCAAGGTGGAACAATCAATCCGCTTGAAGGTATTAATACAATTGAAGGTTATGATTTAGATTTCTCAATAGAAGATACACCGATGTTTAATCCACGTGGTGGTAATTCAAATGTGAAACTTCTTGTAAAGGGTTTGGATGAGATGGATCTTATTTCAAATCTTCCAGTAGGAACGTATAATCTTCACTATAGTGCAACGCCAAAGGGTGTTGATTTGACACAGGATATTAAAACACCGGTTGCACGTCAAGCAACAACACTTGTTGTTTCAAAGCAAGCCTTTCCTCAATCGTTTGAACTTGAAATAACAGAAGGTAATACGCTATCGACACTTACTTTACCACAAGGATGGACATGGAAGAATCCAGAACTTGTTGTGAAGGAAGCTGGAATGTTTACCGTTCTCTATGGTGTCAAAAATGACGAACATTCCGTGCATGTATCACTTCGGGAAATTCCAGAAGTACCTAAAGAAGAGAACAAGCCTGCGGAAGTTCTTGGTGAGAAAAAAGAAAAGGACGTTACATCGACTGAAACGACTCTACCGAATACGGGTCAATATACATCAAGTTTCGCAATTGTGGTTGCGTTATCACTGACATGTATCGGTTATGTGATGTTGAAGTTGAATAAAGAATCAAAAGAAAACGAATAG
- a CDS encoding PTS transporter subunit EIIC translates to MKKKVFDFLQQLGRTFMLPIALLPFAGLLLGLGATFTNPSLIEMYHLEGVLAQTGVLYKILVIMKSCGEVVFANLPLLFAIGVAFGMARESKEVASLAAAIAYLMMNVAMAATIEQFGNLEHLMQTSGLITHVLGIENTLNTGVFGGIIVGIMVSVLHNKFYQIEFNDAFSFFSGTRFIPIISSVFAIGLGILFVWIWPSIAFGIASLGVAISKMGYLGTFIYGFIYRALIPLGLHHVFYLPFWQTALGGSTVVAGTVVEGAQNIVFAQLAAGIPVDPSYARFFSGLFPFMIFGFPAAALAMYKTAYPENKAKVKGLLVSASITSIVTGITEPIEFSFLFASPFLYFGVHVVLAAFSFMLMHILSVGVGLTFSGGLLDLILYGILPGNQMTHWIPIVAVGLIYGLIYYFVFTFAIKKFDLKTPGREKNGNVQLYTKKDLKDKEDVSALIVEALGGQGNIVTVDNCATRLRIEVTDANRVNKDQLSQTGAAGSLISGNTVQVIYGPKVTNIKTKIDQYLNKK, encoded by the coding sequence ATGAAAAAGAAGGTTTTTGATTTTCTACAGCAATTGGGTCGTACCTTTATGTTACCGATTGCTTTATTACCCTTTGCGGGGCTTTTATTGGGGTTGGGCGCAACCTTTACCAATCCTTCATTAATTGAAATGTATCATCTTGAAGGGGTTTTGGCACAAACAGGCGTACTGTATAAAATTCTTGTGATCATGAAGTCATGTGGTGAAGTTGTGTTTGCGAACTTACCACTTTTATTTGCGATTGGTGTTGCGTTTGGAATGGCTCGTGAGTCAAAAGAGGTTGCTTCACTTGCGGCAGCGATTGCATATTTGATGATGAATGTCGCCATGGCCGCAACAATTGAACAATTCGGTAATCTCGAACATTTAATGCAAACTTCAGGTTTGATAACACATGTATTGGGGATTGAGAATACGTTAAATACAGGTGTTTTTGGTGGGATTATCGTGGGGATTATGGTATCAGTTCTCCATAATAAATTCTATCAAATTGAATTTAATGATGCTTTTTCGTTTTTTAGTGGGACTCGTTTTATTCCCATTATTTCATCCGTATTCGCAATTGGATTAGGTATTCTTTTTGTTTGGATTTGGCCAAGCATCGCCTTTGGAATTGCTTCTCTGGGTGTTGCGATTTCAAAAATGGGCTACCTTGGAACCTTTATTTATGGTTTTATATATCGTGCACTCATTCCATTAGGACTGCATCATGTTTTCTATCTTCCGTTTTGGCAAACTGCACTTGGTGGCAGTACAGTGGTTGCGGGGACGGTTGTGGAAGGGGCACAAAATATTGTGTTTGCGCAACTTGCAGCAGGAATCCCTGTCGATCCTTCCTATGCTCGTTTTTTCTCTGGACTTTTCCCTTTCATGATTTTCGGATTTCCAGCTGCAGCCCTTGCAATGTATAAAACGGCTTATCCTGAAAATAAAGCGAAAGTTAAGGGCTTGTTGGTATCTGCATCCATCACCTCAATCGTGACGGGAATTACAGAGCCTATTGAGTTTTCATTCTTGTTTGCATCCCCATTCCTCTACTTTGGTGTACATGTTGTTCTGGCGGCATTTTCATTTATGCTGATGCATATACTTTCTGTTGGAGTTGGTCTTACCTTTTCGGGAGGACTTCTTGATCTCATCTTGTATGGTATCTTACCCGGAAATCAGATGACCCATTGGATTCCTATTGTCGCAGTTGGGCTTATCTACGGCTTAATCTATTATTTTGTCTTTACATTCGCAATTAAAAAGTTTGATCTTAAAACCCCAGGACGGGAGAAAAATGGGAATGTACAACTTTACACTAAAAAAGATTTAAAAGATAAAGAAGATGTCTCTGCATTGATTGTGGAAGCCCTAGGAGGTCAAGGGAATATTGTAACTGTTGATAACTGTGCGACACGACTTCGTATCGAAGTGACTGATGCAAACCGTGTCAACAAAGACCAATTGAGTCAAACGGGTGCAGCTGGATCATTAATCAGTGGAAATACCGTACAGGTTATCTATGGACCCAAAGTCACAAATATCAAGACCAAAATTGATCAATATCTAAATAAAAAATAA
- a CDS encoding family 20 glycosylhydrolase, with protein sequence MESYSKRTIIPEVKQYQLSEGVVQLKSKIFIKTERLISKAIYKRIQQNHRTLVNEGGDDVTTIRILPLKHENPRGSYTITIDDEITINTNDEEGTLYAIQTLLKYERTYGDLQKGIITDEPSVEERGFHLDCGRKYFTPKWIRQLLDILAWHNLNMLQLHFSENKGFRLECKQYPKITSQDALSLKELKEIMELADEYCIEIVPSFDSPGHLRHVLKSYPEFALPGSDGEAWDITNPKALNMIYELYDYYAEVFQKSRYFNIGGDEFIDFEQFDAFPELKTYAQEHIGGKSGYDTYIHYLNTIASRLEAKGFTVRLWNDGLYRLNQNPVIDLKTSIQVCYWTKYNRYMAPLKAFEDRDITLINFHAENFYYVLHPEVGVKCIDPQGWFETWTPNHFPSDQFSENVCGAYYSLWCDEPELQTEDEIIKQIHMPLCAMSAKAWRKESKITYKTLNQKEQIPWTHRD encoded by the coding sequence ATGGAATCTTACTCAAAACGCACCATCATTCCAGAAGTAAAACAGTATCAACTGAGTGAAGGTGTCGTACAACTTAAATCTAAAATCTTTATTAAAACTGAGCGACTTATTTCAAAAGCAATCTACAAGCGCATTCAACAAAATCATAGAACCCTTGTCAATGAGGGTGGGGATGATGTGACGACCATTCGTATCTTACCTCTAAAACATGAAAACCCTCGTGGGAGTTATACCATCACAATTGATGATGAGATTACGATCAACACCAATGATGAAGAGGGGACACTTTATGCAATTCAAACCCTTCTTAAATACGAACGTACGTACGGTGATCTTCAAAAGGGAATCATTACGGATGAACCCAGTGTAGAAGAACGTGGCTTTCATTTAGATTGCGGACGTAAATATTTCACGCCTAAATGGATTCGTCAACTTCTTGATATATTAGCTTGGCATAACTTAAACATGCTTCAATTACACTTTAGTGAGAATAAAGGATTTCGCTTAGAGTGTAAACAGTATCCTAAAATCACAAGCCAAGATGCATTAAGTTTAAAAGAATTAAAAGAAATTATGGAACTTGCGGATGAATACTGTATCGAAATTGTTCCTTCTTTTGATAGCCCAGGTCACCTTAGACATGTTTTAAAATCCTATCCGGAGTTTGCACTACCAGGATCTGATGGTGAAGCATGGGATATTACCAATCCTAAAGCGTTGAACATGATTTATGAACTGTACGATTACTATGCAGAGGTATTTCAAAAATCACGATACTTTAATATCGGTGGTGATGAATTCATAGACTTTGAACAGTTTGATGCGTTCCCAGAACTTAAGACTTACGCCCAAGAGCATATTGGTGGGAAATCGGGTTACGATACGTATATTCATTACCTCAATACCATCGCATCACGATTGGAGGCGAAAGGATTTACGGTACGGTTATGGAATGACGGCTTGTATCGTCTTAATCAAAATCCTGTCATCGACTTAAAGACGTCGATACAGGTTTGTTATTGGACGAAGTATAACCGTTATATGGCACCCTTAAAGGCGTTTGAAGACCGGGACATTACATTGATTAACTTTCATGCTGAGAATTTTTATTACGTCTTACATCCTGAAGTAGGGGTCAAATGCATTGATCCACAAGGGTGGTTTGAAACTTGGACACCCAATCATTTTCCTTCAGATCAATTCTCAGAAAATGTGTGTGGTGCCTACTACTCGCTTTGGTGTGATGAGCCAGAACTTCAAACAGAGGATGAAATTATAAAACAAATACACATGCCACTTTGTGCGATGAGCGCGAAAGCATGGCGAAAAGAAAGCAAAATAACTTATAAAACATTAAACCAAAAGGAGCAAATACCATGGACACACAGAGATTAA
- a CDS encoding family 20 glycosylhydrolase gives MDTQRLIKKAQALYPNTDLDITKIQLNQHVLENYGFDGYQIHYDDDLIIIASKTERGHFYGLLDVFSGNPSTTLNKAKVEERGLHVDMGRKFFSEAWFMDTIELMARLKLNTLQMHFSEHLGFRIESKRFPQIVSREHLSQDAVRRIIKHANDYYIDVIPSFDSPGHLQVVLEAYPEYLMENTTMGLDITNPKARSFIKEIYDEMDDLFHTSTSFHMGADEFIDFGKYDEFPKLEAYAKEHFGPNAKGFDTFVDYINDIASHIQGRGKTVRAWNDGLYRIDQEPTIILNKDIIITYWTSWNPKMAPVQTFVDRGHNVVNYMDSLLYFVLGENAGYTYPTETSIMTSFEPDRFPNRHETCEGNLEQRSKTLGAMFSIWCDKPEALTTEEVALKIQDPLRAFALKCWHEN, from the coding sequence ATGGACACACAGAGATTAATTAAAAAAGCACAAGCACTTTATCCGAATACAGATTTGGATATAACGAAGATACAACTTAACCAACATGTACTCGAAAATTATGGGTTTGATGGATATCAAATTCATTATGATGATGATTTAATCATTATTGCCTCAAAAACTGAACGTGGCCATTTCTATGGTCTCTTGGATGTTTTTTCAGGCAATCCTTCCACAACACTTAATAAGGCAAAGGTAGAAGAGCGTGGCTTACATGTGGATATGGGCCGTAAATTTTTTAGTGAAGCGTGGTTTATGGACACGATTGAATTGATGGCACGCCTTAAGCTAAATACCTTGCAGATGCATTTTTCAGAACATTTAGGCTTTCGTATTGAATCGAAACGTTTTCCACAAATTGTATCTCGAGAACATCTAAGTCAAGACGCTGTAAGACGAATCATCAAGCATGCTAATGATTATTATATCGATGTTATTCCATCATTTGATTCACCCGGTCATCTTCAAGTTGTATTAGAAGCTTACCCAGAATATCTCATGGAAAACACAACGATGGGCCTTGATATTACCAATCCAAAAGCACGTTCGTTTATTAAAGAAATTTACGATGAGATGGATGATTTATTCCACACATCCACAAGTTTTCACATGGGAGCAGATGAATTTATCGATTTTGGAAAATACGATGAGTTCCCTAAACTTGAGGCGTATGCGAAGGAACACTTCGGTCCAAATGCGAAAGGCTTTGATACATTCGTAGATTATATCAATGATATCGCATCCCACATCCAAGGTAGAGGTAAGACCGTTCGCGCTTGGAATGACGGTTTATATCGTATCGATCAAGAACCAACAATAATCCTTAACAAAGACATCATCATTACCTATTGGACCAGTTGGAATCCAAAGATGGCACCCGTTCAAACCTTTGTGGATCGAGGCCATAATGTGGTGAATTATATGGATAGTTTACTGTATTTTGTTTTAGGAGAAAATGCAGGGTATACATATCCAACAGAAACATCCATCATGACATCCTTTGAACCCGATCGTTTTCCAAACCGTCATGAGACCTGTGAAGGTAATTTAGAACAACGTTCAAAAACACTGGGTGCAATGTTTTCGATTTGGTGTGATAAACCAGAAGCATTAACGACAGAAGAAGTAGCATTGAAAATTCAAGATCCACTGCGTGCATTCGCTTTAAAATGCTGGCATGAAAACTAA
- a CDS encoding ABC transporter permease has product MNQLKKVLRNIKKNAPFLLMALPGAIWMIFFFYIPVLGNVVAFKEFRFSPDGFFASLYNSKWVGFQNFKFLFATDNAYIMTRNTVLYNLVFIIVGTFLAVVLAVIMSMLRSKKKIKIFQTTMLFPYFLSWVIIGFFVYSFLSPDKGALNSILAMMGKEPVNWYNEPKYWPVFIVIIGIWKNIGYNSIIYFASIMGIDPTYYEAAIVDGANRWQQIRHVTIPQIIPLISIMLILAIGNIIRSDFGLFYNVTRNSGPLNQVTMVIDTYVYKGLSASGDLGMSSAAGLYQSVVGFVMLVSANAIIRRVDPESGLF; this is encoded by the coding sequence GTGAATCAATTGAAAAAAGTATTACGCAATATTAAAAAAAATGCACCGTTTCTACTGATGGCGCTGCCTGGGGCAATCTGGATGATCTTCTTTTTCTATATTCCAGTCCTTGGAAACGTAGTTGCATTTAAGGAGTTTAGATTTTCTCCGGATGGATTTTTCGCAAGTCTGTATAACAGTAAGTGGGTAGGATTCCAGAACTTTAAGTTCCTGTTTGCTACCGATAATGCTTATATCATGACGCGCAATACCGTGTTGTATAACTTAGTCTTTATTATCGTCGGAACGTTTCTCGCAGTAGTCTTAGCTGTTATTATGAGTATGTTACGATCGAAGAAAAAAATAAAAATATTTCAAACCACGATGTTGTTTCCATACTTCCTATCTTGGGTTATCATTGGATTCTTTGTATATTCATTCTTAAGTCCGGATAAGGGCGCGTTAAACAGTATTTTAGCCATGATGGGTAAAGAACCGGTTAACTGGTACAATGAACCGAAATATTGGCCGGTATTTATCGTTATCATCGGAATATGGAAGAATATCGGATATAACAGTATTATCTACTTTGCTTCTATTATGGGGATTGATCCAACGTATTATGAGGCAGCAATTGTGGATGGTGCCAACCGATGGCAACAAATTCGTCACGTTACGATTCCACAAATTATTCCTTTAATTAGTATCATGTTGATTCTCGCAATTGGAAATATTATTCGATCTGACTTTGGATTATTCTATAACGTAACACGTAACTCAGGTCCACTAAACCAAGTTACGATGGTTATTGATACGTATGTATATAAAGGCTTATCGGCATCAGGGGATTTAGGGATGTCATCCGCCGCGGGTTTATACCAATCCGTTGTAGGGTTTGTGATGTTAGTTTCTGCTAATGCCATCATTCGCCGTGTTGATCCTGAATCAGGATTATTCTAG
- a CDS encoding carbohydrate ABC transporter permease, whose amino-acid sequence MKKKKIEKVEVRSFSKNTDRVFNVIIGLFALSCIFPFIFVIVVSFTTETALMVNGYTLFPKEVSLDGYKFLYDFKGQLLNSFGVTVFITVVGTLINTTFTSTYAYAISRPNFKYRRFFTKFALLTMLFSAGMIPNYIVMTKLLGLKDTVWALILPMALSPFNIIVMRTFFKRTVPDAIIESARIDGASEFRIFIQIVLPLAVPGIATISLFAALAFWNDWFNALLYINSENLYPLQYLLMKIQSNLDYISQNVGLSGINSGIGLPKESARMAMVVLSTLPIAVSYPFFQKYFVSGLTIGGVKE is encoded by the coding sequence ATGAAAAAGAAGAAAATTGAAAAAGTAGAAGTACGAAGTTTTAGTAAAAATACAGACCGTGTGTTTAATGTGATTATTGGACTTTTCGCACTATCCTGTATCTTTCCATTTATCTTTGTAATCGTTGTCTCATTTACAACGGAAACAGCTTTAATGGTAAATGGTTACACACTCTTTCCAAAAGAAGTCAGTTTGGATGGGTATAAATTCTTATATGACTTTAAAGGACAACTTTTGAATTCATTTGGTGTTACGGTATTTATCACGGTTGTTGGGACGCTTATTAATACAACATTTACATCAACATATGCGTATGCAATCTCACGCCCTAACTTTAAATATCGTCGCTTCTTTACCAAATTCGCATTACTCACAATGTTATTTAGTGCAGGGATGATTCCCAACTATATTGTGATGACCAAATTATTAGGTCTTAAGGATACGGTATGGGCATTAATCTTACCGATGGCTTTAAGTCCATTTAATATCATCGTCATGAGAACATTCTTCAAACGAACTGTTCCGGACGCAATCATTGAATCAGCCCGAATTGATGGCGCAAGTGAGTTCCGTATCTTTATTCAAATTGTATTACCACTTGCGGTTCCAGGTATCGCAACCATTAGTTTATTTGCGGCACTTGCTTTCTGGAATGACTGGTTTAATGCACTCTTGTATATCAACTCTGAAAACCTATACCCGCTTCAATACTTATTGATGAAGATCCAATCAAATCTTGATTATATCTCACAAAATGTAGGGTTATCTGGAATTAATAGTGGCATCGGTTTACCGAAAGAATCTGCTCGTATGGCGATGGTTGTTCTGTCCACATTGCCAATTGCAGTATCGTATCCATTCTTCCAGAAATACTTTGTCAGTGGTTTAACCATTGGGGGCGTTAAGGAATAA